From the Prosthecodimorpha staleyi genome, one window contains:
- a CDS encoding TenA family protein codes for MDLFDRLRAARPDDWRAYVAHPFVDGLGDGTLPAAAFQAYLVQDYLFLIQFARAYALAVYKSRTLDEMRTALSGVKAILDTEMDLHVRLCAGWGLGPSDLERAPEGRATIAYTRFVLDCGQRGDLLDLYVALAPCVVGYAEIAAALARRPGGVSESNPYRDWILEYSGPLYQEVARSARANLDRLARLALTEARFDDLAETFGRASRLEADFWSQGFDVLG; via the coding sequence ATGGACCTCTTCGACCGCCTGCGCGCCGCCCGTCCGGATGATTGGCGCGCCTATGTGGCCCATCCCTTCGTCGACGGTCTCGGCGACGGCACCCTGCCGGCCGCCGCCTTCCAGGCCTATCTGGTGCAGGACTACCTGTTCCTGATCCAGTTCGCCCGCGCCTATGCGCTCGCCGTCTACAAGAGCCGCACGCTCGACGAGATGCGCACCGCCCTGTCGGGCGTGAAGGCGATCCTCGATACCGAGATGGATCTGCATGTCCGTCTCTGCGCCGGCTGGGGCCTCGGCCCGTCCGACCTGGAGCGCGCGCCGGAGGGCCGGGCGACGATCGCCTATACGCGCTTCGTGCTCGATTGCGGCCAGCGCGGCGACCTGCTCGATCTCTACGTGGCGCTGGCGCCCTGCGTCGTCGGCTATGCCGAGATCGCCGCGGCGCTCGCCCGTCGGCCGGGCGGGGTTTCCGAGAGCAATCCCTATCGCGACTGGATCCTGGAATATTCCGGGCCGCTCTATCAGGAGGTCGCCCGATCGGCCCGCGCCAATCTCGACCGGCTCGCCCGTCTCGCCCTGACGGAAGCCCGCTTCGACGATCTGGCCGAGACCTTCGGCCGGGCGAGCCGTCTGGAAGCCGACTTCTGGAGCCAGGGCTTCGACGTGCTCGGCTGA
- a CDS encoding NAD-dependent epimerase/dehydratase family protein, giving the protein MRVLVTGGGGFIGAWIVRALAAAGHEPRVFDLGADRRILRFIAGEALAARTEWSSGDIADTAAVEAAAAGTDAVIHLAGLLTPACRANPVLGAQVNLIGTLNAFLAARRHGIGRVLYMSSIGVFGPEGGALPAPTTLYGAFKLGGEYAARAFHADDRIASIGFRPYVVYGPGREAGLSAGPSLAARAVARGEAYTIPFTGTVDLIHVEDVADAFLRALTVPLDGAAVVNLWGERLDAAGMLAAIRTARPDARIAAEGPSMPIEPPPADGEAARLLPGFSPRGFSRGFAESVDFLERAEREARP; this is encoded by the coding sequence ATGAGGGTCCTGGTTACCGGCGGCGGCGGCTTCATCGGCGCCTGGATCGTGCGCGCGCTCGCCGCGGCGGGACACGAACCGCGCGTCTTCGATCTCGGCGCCGACCGGCGCATCCTGCGCTTCATCGCCGGCGAGGCTCTGGCGGCGCGGACCGAATGGTCCAGCGGCGACATCGCCGACACGGCCGCCGTCGAGGCCGCAGCGGCCGGCACCGACGCCGTCATCCATCTCGCCGGCCTGCTCACCCCGGCCTGCCGGGCCAATCCGGTGCTCGGCGCCCAGGTCAACCTGATCGGCACGCTGAACGCCTTCCTGGCGGCGCGCCGGCACGGCATCGGCCGGGTGCTCTACATGAGCAGCATCGGCGTGTTCGGTCCCGAGGGCGGCGCCCTGCCCGCCCCGACCACGCTCTACGGCGCCTTCAAGCTCGGCGGCGAATATGCCGCGCGCGCCTTCCATGCCGACGACCGCATCGCCAGCATCGGCTTCCGCCCCTACGTGGTCTATGGACCCGGCCGCGAGGCGGGCCTTTCAGCCGGTCCGTCGCTGGCCGCCCGCGCGGTCGCCCGCGGCGAGGCCTATACGATCCCGTTCACCGGCACGGTCGACCTGATCCATGTCGAGGATGTCGCCGACGCCTTCCTGCGCGCCCTGACGGTGCCGCTCGACGGCGCCGCGGTGGTCAATCTGTGGGGCGAACGGCTCGATGCGGCCGGCATGCTGGCGGCGATCCGCACGGCGCGGCCCGACGCGCGCATCGCGGCAGAGGGCCCGTCCATGCCGATCGAGCCGCCGCCGGCCGACGGCGAGGCCGCCCGGCTCCTCCCGGGTTTCTCGCCGCGCGGTTTCTCACGCGGCTTCGCAGAATCGGTCGACTTTCTCGAACGGGCCGAGCGGGAGGCCAGACCATGA
- a CDS encoding TRAP transporter large permease → MTAILFAAFFVTLAIGVPIAFGMGVATVVALAWGGTIPLSIAPHKMVNAVNSFPLVALPLFILAGALAGETSIAPRLVRFANALVGHIRGGLGHVNVAASMFFGGISGSAVADVAAIGSLMVPAMEKQGYTRTDAGAITITASVIGILIPPSIPMVLYGVTVGESIGALFLAGLVPGILVGLALMTAVFFMSKRKGWPQSERRAGAGELWASFTAAFPSLLLPVFLLGSIVSGVVTATEAGVIGVAYALFLGGVVYRDYTPGELFRILIDTAISTAIPLLVLATTSVAAWIIAIERFPAAIVGFFNQAQLGPIAVLALINVFLLIVGMLMDLVPALILFAPILLPVAKAAGMEPIQFGVLMVVNLGIGLVTPPVGNCLFVGAVIARVPVMQLVRAALPFIAVNIAVLGLVTYIPAISLWLPRLFY, encoded by the coding sequence ATGACCGCGATCCTGTTTGCCGCCTTCTTCGTCACGCTGGCCATCGGCGTGCCGATCGCCTTCGGCATGGGCGTCGCCACCGTGGTGGCGCTCGCCTGGGGCGGCACGATCCCCTTGTCGATCGCCCCGCACAAGATGGTCAACGCGGTCAACTCCTTCCCGCTGGTCGCGCTGCCGCTGTTCATCCTGGCCGGCGCGCTGGCCGGCGAGACCTCGATCGCGCCGCGCCTGGTGCGCTTCGCCAATGCCCTGGTCGGCCATATCCGCGGCGGCCTCGGCCACGTCAATGTCGCCGCCTCGATGTTCTTCGGCGGCATCTCCGGCTCCGCCGTCGCCGACGTGGCGGCGATCGGCAGCCTGATGGTGCCGGCCATGGAGAAGCAGGGCTATACCCGCACCGATGCCGGCGCGATCACCATCACGGCCTCGGTGATCGGCATCCTGATCCCGCCGTCGATCCCGATGGTGCTCTACGGGGTGACGGTCGGCGAATCGATCGGCGCGCTGTTCCTCGCCGGCCTCGTCCCGGGCATCCTGGTCGGGCTGGCGCTGATGACGGCCGTCTTCTTCATGTCGAAGCGCAAGGGCTGGCCGCAATCGGAGCGCCGCGCCGGCGCAGGCGAGCTCTGGGCGAGTTTCACGGCCGCCTTCCCGTCCCTGCTGCTGCCGGTCTTCCTGCTCGGGTCGATCGTCTCGGGCGTGGTGACGGCGACCGAGGCCGGCGTGATCGGCGTCGCCTATGCGCTGTTTCTCGGCGGCGTCGTCTACCGCGACTACACGCCCGGCGAACTGTTCCGCATCCTGATCGATACCGCGATCTCGACCGCCATCCCGCTCCTGGTCCTCGCCACCACCTCGGTGGCCGCCTGGATCATCGCCATCGAGCGTTTCCCGGCGGCGATCGTCGGCTTCTTCAACCAGGCCCAACTCGGCCCGATCGCCGTGCTGGCGCTGATCAACGTCTTCCTGCTGATCGTCGGCATGCTGATGGATCTGGTGCCGGCGCTGATCCTGTTCGCCCCGATCCTGCTGCCCGTCGCCAAGGCAGCCGGCATGGAGCCGATCCAGTTCGGCGTGCTGATGGTGGTCAATCTCGGCATCGGACTGGTCACGCCGCCGGTCGGCAACTGCCTGTTCGTCGGCGCGGTCATCGCCCGGGTGCCGGTGATGCAGCTGGTCCGGGCCGCCCTGCCCTTCATCGCCGTCAATATCGCGGTGCTCGGGCTGGTCACCTACATCCCGGCGATCAGCCTGTGGCTGCCCCGGCTGTTCTATTGA
- a CDS encoding GlxA family transcriptional regulator produces the protein MNIRPEIGSTHTIGFLLVPNFSMIAFASAIEVLRLANYVTGQKLFAWKLYSPEGVPVEASNGVSVSVDGSYRDIGPMPEIIVSAGLDVQKYDHSILIAKLRKLAFYGVSIGAVCTGTYVLAKAGLLDGYRCAIHWENYDSFREEFPEIEVTQELFEFDRNRFTCAGGTAAVDMMLALVATKKGQAVAALVTDEMIHHRMRDSHERQRMELRARLGVSHPKLLAVIAEMDKRLERPLSCAQLAKLVSLSPRQLERLFQRYLDATPTRYYLGLRLNRARHLIRQTSMPILSVGLACGFVSASHFSKCYSEFFKRTPSEERNGMRTEKRVEVLEAP, from the coding sequence ATGAACATCAGACCCGAGATCGGTTCGACGCATACGATCGGGTTCCTCCTGGTCCCGAACTTCTCGATGATCGCCTTCGCGTCGGCGATCGAGGTGCTGCGGCTGGCCAACTACGTCACCGGCCAGAAGCTGTTCGCCTGGAAGCTCTATTCGCCGGAGGGCGTGCCGGTCGAGGCCTCGAACGGCGTCTCGGTCTCGGTCGACGGGTCCTACCGCGACATCGGACCAATGCCGGAGATCATCGTCTCCGCCGGTCTCGACGTGCAGAAATACGACCACTCCATCCTGATCGCGAAGCTGCGCAAGCTCGCCTTCTACGGCGTCTCGATCGGTGCCGTTTGCACCGGCACCTATGTGCTGGCCAAGGCCGGCCTGCTCGACGGCTACCGCTGCGCCATCCATTGGGAGAATTACGACAGCTTCCGCGAGGAGTTTCCCGAGATCGAGGTCACCCAGGAACTGTTCGAATTCGACCGCAACCGCTTCACCTGCGCGGGCGGCACGGCGGCCGTCGACATGATGCTGGCGCTGGTGGCGACCAAGAAGGGCCAGGCGGTCGCGGCGCTGGTCACCGACGAGATGATCCACCACCGAATGCGCGACAGCCACGAGCGCCAGCGCATGGAACTGAGGGCGCGGCTCGGCGTGTCGCACCCGAAGCTGCTCGCGGTCATCGCCGAGATGGACAAGCGGCTGGAACGGCCGCTCTCCTGCGCCCAGCTCGCCAAACTGGTCAGCCTGTCGCCGCGCCAGCTCGAACGGCTGTTCCAGCGCTATCTCGACGCCACCCCGACCCGCTACTATCTCGGCCTGCGCCTCAACCGGGCGCGCCACCTGATCCGCCAGACCTCGATGCCGATCCTGTCGGTCGGGCTCGCCTGCGGGTTCGTTTCCGCCTCGCATTTCTCCAAATGCTACAGCGAGTTCTTCAAGCGCACGCCGTCCGAGGAGCGCAACGGCATGCGCACCGAGAAGCGCGTCGAGGTGCTGGAGGCGCCCTGA
- a CDS encoding GntR family transcriptional regulator, which translates to MAKRAGSVEGLGIDRPKSLAVLVAERLREAIVSTELQLGQALSEEQIAATMNVSRTPVREALTMLQLQGLIDIKPQRGSFVFKPDAEDIAALVAYRHILEMAAAPLALAAAPEATLRDLAASVAMMEAARAEDHPLDFARADSLFHQAFFTHCGNRYLSEAYGIASGRLAALRAHLAAPLTMHRSRAHADHLDMIEAFRAGDRKRLLSVLGRHILAMTDNYVGALKEAGSVR; encoded by the coding sequence GTGGCGAAGCGCGCGGGATCGGTCGAAGGCCTCGGCATCGACCGCCCGAAATCGCTCGCCGTGCTGGTCGCCGAGCGGCTGCGCGAGGCGATCGTCAGCACCGAGTTGCAGCTTGGTCAGGCGCTGTCTGAAGAGCAGATCGCCGCGACCATGAATGTCAGCCGCACGCCCGTGCGCGAGGCGTTGACCATGCTGCAGCTGCAGGGGTTGATCGACATCAAGCCGCAGCGCGGTTCCTTCGTTTTCAAGCCCGACGCCGAGGACATTGCCGCGCTCGTCGCCTACCGGCACATCCTGGAAATGGCGGCCGCTCCGCTCGCCCTTGCGGCGGCGCCGGAGGCGACGCTGCGCGATCTCGCCGCGTCGGTCGCGATGATGGAGGCGGCGCGCGCCGAGGACCACCCGCTCGATTTCGCCCGCGCCGACTCGCTGTTCCACCAGGCCTTCTTCACCCATTGCGGCAACCGCTACCTGTCGGAAGCCTACGGGATCGCATCAGGTCGGCTGGCGGCGCTCCGCGCCCATCTCGCCGCGCCCTTGACCATGCATCGCAGCCGCGCCCATGCCGACCATCTCGACATGATCGAGGCCTTTCGGGCCGGCGACCGCAAGCGCCTGCTGTCGGTGCTCGGCCGGCACATTCTGGCCATGACCGACAACTATGTCGGGGCCCTGAAAGAGGCCGGATCGGTGCGTTGA
- a CDS encoding glycosyltransferase family 4 protein, translated as MVSRTDMADGKSLRIVHCLRAPVGGVFRHVEDLVRHQAAAGHAVGLVCATGSGTGHEAQRLDDLAGDLALGVHRVPMGRSIGPGDGVAAARLWRRLAPLRPDILHGHGAKGGTFARLVGQALRLGGIPVARLYSPHGGSLHYAPASLEGRVYFAVERALERLTESLVFVSRFEEAVYRAKIGTPRCRSSLIYNGVAAAEFEPVAADPDAADFVCVGEMRDLKGTDLVIEAVARLHAAGRTVTAALIGPGTERARYEALAKERGLQGVVTFGESMPIRRALARGRTVLVPSRAESLPYIVLETIAAARPLIATAVGGIPEIFAAEAGRLIAPGGVPPLADAMAGGRGDPRGHQDRAANLAAAIRPTFSSAAMAGSMEALYRSLVAPRTAAAPDPSSSLPVTSRNR; from the coding sequence ATGGTTTCGAGGACGGACATGGCCGACGGCAAGTCCCTGCGTATCGTGCATTGTCTCCGGGCACCCGTCGGCGGTGTGTTCCGGCATGTCGAGGATCTGGTCCGTCACCAGGCGGCGGCCGGACACGCGGTCGGTCTGGTCTGTGCGACCGGCTCCGGCACCGGCCACGAAGCGCAGCGTCTTGACGATCTCGCCGGCGATCTGGCCCTCGGCGTTCACCGCGTGCCCATGGGCCGTTCGATCGGCCCCGGCGATGGGGTCGCTGCGGCGCGGCTGTGGCGCCGGCTGGCGCCGCTCCGGCCCGACATCCTGCACGGCCACGGCGCCAAGGGCGGCACCTTCGCGCGCCTCGTCGGCCAGGCGCTGCGGCTCGGCGGCATCCCGGTCGCCCGGCTCTATTCGCCGCATGGCGGCTCGCTGCACTACGCGCCGGCAAGCCTGGAGGGCCGCGTCTATTTCGCGGTCGAGCGGGCGCTGGAGCGACTGACCGAAAGCCTGGTCTTCGTCTCACGGTTCGAGGAGGCGGTCTACCGGGCCAAGATCGGCACGCCGCGCTGCCGGTCGAGCCTGATCTATAACGGCGTCGCGGCCGCGGAGTTCGAGCCGGTCGCAGCCGATCCCGACGCAGCGGATTTCGTCTGCGTCGGCGAGATGCGCGACCTGAAGGGCACTGACCTGGTCATTGAGGCGGTGGCGCGCCTGCATGCGGCGGGCCGGACCGTGACGGCCGCCCTGATCGGTCCCGGCACCGAGCGCGCCCGCTATGAAGCCCTGGCCAAGGAGCGCGGATTGCAGGGTGTCGTCACCTTCGGCGAGTCCATGCCGATCCGGCGCGCGCTGGCCCGGGGCCGGACCGTGCTGGTGCCCTCGCGTGCCGAATCCCTGCCCTACATCGTGTTGGAAACGATCGCCGCCGCGCGTCCGCTGATCGCCACCGCCGTCGGCGGCATACCGGAGATCTTCGCGGCCGAGGCCGGGCGCCTGATCGCGCCCGGCGGGGTCCCGCCGCTGGCCGACGCCATGGCGGGGGGGCGCGGCGACCCGCGCGGCCATCAGGACCGCGCCGCGAACCTTGCGGCCGCGATCCGTCCGACCTTTTCGAGCGCCGCCATGGCGGGTTCGATGGAAGCCCTCTACCGCAGCCTGGTGGCGCCGCGCACCGCCGCCGCTCCCGATCCATCGTCAAGTCTGCCGGTCACAAGCCGCAACCGCTGA
- a CDS encoding TRAP transporter small permease has protein sequence MTLVSIALRWVCGALLAALVAIVSVAVFYRYALNASLYWATEVPNFILVWMVFLGSVVAFHEKKHIAFDLVTSASPPPLRRALETVSTLTVIGFLGLMIHFGINLVASTMDSPSEALKIPQGWLYLCLPLSAGLMLASALQKLWVILTGRGTEVGT, from the coding sequence ATGACCCTCGTTTCGATCGCCCTGCGCTGGGTCTGCGGCGCGCTCCTGGCGGCGCTCGTCGCCATCGTCTCGGTGGCGGTGTTCTACCGCTACGCCCTCAACGCGTCGCTCTACTGGGCGACCGAGGTGCCCAACTTCATCCTGGTCTGGATGGTGTTCCTGGGCAGCGTCGTCGCCTTCCACGAGAAGAAGCACATCGCCTTCGATCTCGTAACGTCGGCGAGCCCGCCGCCGCTGCGCCGGGCGCTCGAAACGGTGTCGACCCTGACGGTGATCGGCTTCCTGGGGCTGATGATCCACTTCGGCATCAATCTGGTTGCCAGCACGATGGACAGCCCGTCCGAGGCGCTGAAGATCCCGCAAGGCTGGCTCTATCTTTGCCTGCCGCTCTCCGCCGGCCTGATGCTGGCGAGCGCGCTGCAGAAGCTCTGGGTCATCCTGACCGGACGCGGAACGGAGGTCGGCACATGA
- a CDS encoding FkbM family methyltransferase has translation MRNVYIDLGANVGNTVCAFLQENPGFLAFAFEPNLKLIPAIHQKGLKIGRDICVIWGAAWISDGTISLFQSEHASASTVVPGKVEYVDRGWSPINYDRPHDTPSIDFSRWLLANFSREDHIIVKMDIEGAEYKVLEKMLSNGALSLVNQLRCEWHYDRFPEITKAYHDKIYAKVSATVDLVDWT, from the coding sequence ATGAGAAACGTTTACATTGATCTCGGCGCCAATGTCGGAAACACGGTCTGCGCGTTCCTGCAAGAAAATCCCGGATTCTTGGCATTTGCATTCGAACCAAACCTGAAATTGATCCCCGCGATTCATCAGAAGGGTTTGAAGATCGGGCGAGATATCTGTGTGATCTGGGGTGCGGCATGGATATCGGACGGCACGATCAGCCTGTTCCAATCCGAACACGCATCGGCGTCCACGGTGGTTCCGGGCAAGGTCGAGTATGTCGACCGCGGCTGGTCGCCGATCAACTATGACCGGCCGCACGACACGCCCTCGATCGATTTCAGCCGATGGCTTTTGGCGAATTTCAGCCGGGAGGATCACATCATCGTAAAAATGGATATCGAAGGCGCGGAATACAAAGTTCTGGAAAAGATGCTGTCGAACGGCGCGCTCTCTCTGGTCAATCAACTCCGATGCGAGTGGCACTACGATCGGTTCCCGGAGATTACGAAGGCGTACCACGACAAGATTTATGCAAAGGTTTCGGCGACTGTCGATCTCGTTGATTGGACTTGA
- a CDS encoding undecaprenyl-phosphate glucose phosphotransferase yields MSVQPTHIDPKPAAAPSAEGEPNLRLVHPAPEPVAGKTDDPALATAVSALVAKCLTDKPMSMSILAGAVRALDFAAVFALGALTFWIYVPDPEADRALYFSVALLAAVVNTMYVHSSGGYTLPGILPYARTVRRVLAAWSAVFATLAVVVFFMKIGTDLSRVWLALWFLSGAAFLAVERALLASVARRWIRMGRLARRAVIVGGGQAAADLIQSLEAQPDNDIRICGVFDDRKDSRSPAVVAGYPRLGTIDELVEFGRIGKIDMLIVTLPLTAEARVLQLLKKLWVLPVDIRLSAHASKLKFRPRSYSYVGTVPLFDVVDKPLADWDRVMKRAFDLTFGLLALLALMPIMVGAAIAIKFDSRGPIFFRQKRYGFNNELIDVWKFRSMYVDQADADAARLVTRGDPRVTRVGRFIRRTSIDELPQLFNVIAGTLSLVGPRPHALSAKADNQLYEQVVDSYFARHRVKPGVTGWAQINGWRGETDTSDKIERRVECDLYYIENWSIAFDLYILFATPLRLLSSENAY; encoded by the coding sequence ATGTCCGTACAGCCGACCCATATCGATCCGAAACCCGCCGCCGCGCCCTCCGCCGAGGGAGAGCCGAACCTGCGCCTGGTCCATCCCGCCCCGGAACCTGTCGCCGGCAAGACCGACGATCCGGCGCTGGCCACCGCGGTCTCGGCGCTGGTGGCGAAATGCCTGACCGACAAGCCGATGTCGATGTCGATCCTGGCCGGAGCGGTGCGCGCGCTGGACTTCGCCGCCGTCTTCGCGCTCGGGGCGCTGACCTTCTGGATCTACGTGCCCGATCCGGAGGCCGACCGGGCGCTGTACTTCTCGGTCGCGCTGCTCGCGGCAGTCGTCAACACGATGTATGTGCATTCGTCCGGCGGCTACACGCTGCCCGGCATCCTGCCCTATGCGCGCACGGTGCGCCGGGTGCTGGCGGCGTGGTCGGCGGTGTTCGCGACGCTAGCCGTGGTCGTCTTCTTCATGAAGATCGGCACGGATCTGTCGCGCGTCTGGCTGGCCTTGTGGTTCCTGTCGGGCGCGGCCTTCCTGGCCGTCGAGCGCGCATTGCTCGCCTCGGTGGCGCGGCGCTGGATCCGGATGGGGCGCCTGGCGCGGCGGGCCGTGATCGTCGGCGGCGGCCAGGCGGCGGCCGACCTGATCCAGTCGCTGGAAGCCCAGCCCGACAACGACATCCGCATCTGCGGCGTCTTCGACGACCGCAAGGACAGCCGCTCGCCCGCCGTGGTGGCCGGCTATCCGCGCCTCGGCACGATCGACGAACTGGTCGAGTTCGGCCGCATCGGCAAGATCGACATGCTGATCGTCACCCTGCCGCTGACCGCGGAGGCGCGCGTCCTGCAGCTGCTCAAGAAGCTCTGGGTGCTGCCGGTCGACATCCGCCTCTCGGCCCATGCCAGCAAGCTGAAGTTCCGGCCGCGCTCCTATTCCTATGTCGGCACGGTGCCGCTGTTCGACGTGGTCGACAAGCCGCTGGCCGACTGGGACCGGGTCATGAAGCGCGCCTTCGACCTGACCTTCGGTCTGCTGGCGCTCCTCGCCCTGATGCCGATCATGGTCGGCGCCGCGATCGCCATCAAGTTCGACAGCCGCGGCCCGATCTTCTTCCGGCAGAAGCGCTACGGCTTCAACAACGAGCTGATCGACGTGTGGAAGTTCCGCTCGATGTATGTCGACCAGGCCGATGCCGACGCCGCCAGGCTGGTGACGCGCGGCGATCCGCGCGTGACGCGGGTCGGCCGCTTCATCCGTCGCACCTCGATCGACGAATTGCCGCAGCTCTTCAACGTCATCGCCGGCACGCTGTCGCTGGTCGGCCCGCGCCCGCACGCACTCTCTGCCAAGGCCGACAACCAGCTCTACGAGCAGGTCGTCGACAGTTACTTCGCCCGCCACCGCGTCAAGCCCGGCGTCACCGGCTGGGCGCAGATCAACGGCTGGCGCGGCGAGACCGACACCTCCGACAAGATCGAGCGGCGCGTGGAGTGCGACCTCTACTATATCGAGAACTGGTCGATCGCCTTCGATCTCTACATCCTGTTCGCGACGCCCTTGAGGCTGCTGTCGAGCGAGAACGCCTATTGA
- a CDS encoding O-antigen ligase family protein, translated as MSVAAAQLPAGSGRPRIGLARFGDAMLFLGVASGSVVMIEPAPYDLILVAMGLFAFVLGLRIPRAMGPLLVLLLLFQVGGLLVMTQPLLEKEKSPQFVAISLFLAFTCIFFAATVAARPKRIELIVNAMILAAVIAAVLGIMGYLFHIESLTRYDRAKGAFKDPNVFGPFMVLPLLVLARDFLTRPVREVWWKAAPILVILVGVLFSFSRAAWFLAVFGLVLLAFVVFLNERSVKGRLRLIGIAAAGAAAVVLVLVAILADETTREFLMNRAKLVQDYDGARLGRLARHLIGFLWVTELPLGLGPLDFGYYYGEDPHNVYLKGFLAYGWLGGLSYLVLVFWTIGALFPLMFKPRPWQPYAQVVWVCLIGHLVIGWIIDSDHWRHFFMLWGLAWGMIALEAAHRRKVARAQPAQPVIGAFEAART; from the coding sequence ATGAGCGTCGCGGCCGCCCAGCTCCCGGCCGGCAGCGGCCGGCCGCGCATCGGCCTCGCCCGGTTCGGCGACGCGATGCTGTTTCTCGGCGTCGCATCCGGTTCGGTCGTGATGATCGAGCCGGCGCCCTACGACCTGATCCTGGTTGCCATGGGCCTGTTCGCCTTCGTGCTCGGCCTGCGCATCCCGCGCGCCATGGGACCGCTGCTCGTCCTCCTGCTGCTGTTCCAGGTCGGCGGCCTCCTGGTCATGACCCAGCCACTCCTGGAGAAGGAGAAGTCGCCGCAGTTCGTGGCGATCTCGCTGTTCCTGGCCTTCACCTGCATTTTCTTCGCCGCCACAGTCGCGGCGCGCCCGAAGCGCATCGAGCTGATCGTCAACGCCATGATCCTGGCCGCCGTGATCGCCGCGGTGCTCGGCATCATGGGCTATCTGTTCCATATCGAATCCCTGACCCGCTACGACCGCGCCAAGGGCGCCTTCAAGGATCCGAACGTCTTCGGGCCGTTCATGGTCCTGCCGCTCCTGGTCTTGGCCCGCGACTTCCTGACCCGGCCGGTGCGCGAGGTCTGGTGGAAGGCGGCACCGATCCTGGTCATCCTGGTCGGCGTTCTGTTCTCCTTCTCGCGCGCCGCCTGGTTCCTGGCCGTGTTCGGCCTCGTGCTGCTGGCCTTCGTGGTGTTCCTCAACGAGCGCTCGGTGAAGGGACGCCTCCGACTGATCGGCATCGCGGCGGCCGGCGCGGCGGCGGTCGTGCTGGTGCTGGTCGCGATCCTCGCCGACGAGACCACGCGCGAATTCCTGATGAACCGCGCCAAGCTGGTGCAGGACTATGACGGCGCCCGGCTCGGTCGCCTCGCCCGCCACCTGATCGGCTTCCTCTGGGTGACCGAACTGCCGCTCGGGCTTGGGCCGCTCGATTTCGGCTACTATTACGGCGAGGATCCGCACAACGTCTATCTGAAGGGCTTCCTGGCCTATGGCTGGCTCGGCGGCCTCTCCTATCTGGTCCTGGTCTTCTGGACCATCGGCGCGCTGTTCCCGCTGATGTTCAAGCCGCGCCCCTGGCAGCCCTACGCCCAGGTGGTCTGGGTCTGCCTGATCGGCCATCTGGTCATCGGCTGGATCATCGACAGCGACCACTGGCGCCACTTCTTCATGCTCTGGGGTCTCGCCTGGGGGATGATCGCGCTGGAGGCGGCGCATCGGCGCAAAGTGGCGCGAGCCCAGCCGGCACAGCCCGTCATTGGCGCATTCGAGGCCGCCCGGACTTGA
- a CDS encoding TRAP transporter substrate-binding protein, which produces MISRRRAVLALNALALAAGLTGLATVAGAQTAKPITMRIAHALPETHGYSLWLADFKKELDTLAPGRVDVQVFPNAQLGKETEYLEGMKLGAIDGAVMGRHGQIDPRLDVLNLPMIYRDEAHVSAVLHRDGPVRDKVDAIMLEKGFKVLGWGELGFRNITTKTGPVAKASDLKGIVIRVPNVEPWLAAFRAWGANPTPMDFSELYSALQQGVVTAQENPPELIYTSKFYEVQKFLSLTQHANIPSQFVVSKAYWDKLPEDLKPIVLKAARASQDRQVAATRAANAKLVADLEKAGMTVVRTVDKESFRAGAEVSWKAFEAKYGGDLIKAIQDTK; this is translated from the coding sequence ATGATCTCCAGACGACGCGCCGTGCTGGCGCTGAATGCGCTTGCGCTTGCCGCCGGACTGACCGGCCTCGCCACCGTTGCGGGCGCCCAGACGGCGAAGCCGATCACCATGCGCATCGCCCACGCCCTTCCGGAAACGCACGGCTACAGCCTGTGGCTCGCGGATTTCAAGAAGGAGCTCGACACCCTGGCCCCCGGCCGTGTCGACGTGCAGGTGTTCCCAAATGCGCAGCTCGGCAAGGAGACGGAATATCTGGAAGGCATGAAGCTCGGCGCGATCGACGGCGCCGTCATGGGCCGCCACGGCCAGATCGATCCGCGCCTCGACGTGCTCAACCTGCCGATGATCTATCGCGACGAGGCCCATGTCAGCGCGGTCCTGCACCGCGACGGCCCGGTGCGCGACAAGGTCGACGCGATCATGCTCGAAAAGGGCTTCAAGGTGCTCGGCTGGGGCGAACTCGGCTTCCGCAACATCACCACCAAGACCGGTCCGGTCGCCAAGGCCTCGGACCTGAAGGGCATCGTCATCCGCGTGCCCAATGTCGAGCCCTGGCTCGCCGCCTTCCGCGCCTGGGGCGCCAATCCGACCCCGATGGACTTCTCCGAACTCTATTCGGCACTCCAGCAGGGCGTCGTCACCGCGCAGGAGAACCCGCCGGAGCTGATCTACACCTCGAAATTCTACGAGGTACAGAAGTTCCTGAGCCTGACCCAGCACGCCAACATCCCGAGCCAGTTCGTGGTCTCGAAGGCCTATTGGGACAAGCTGCCGGAAGACCTGAAGCCGATCGTGCTGAAGGCCGCCCGGGCGAGCCAGGACCGGCAGGTCGCCGCGACCCGCGCCGCCAACGCCAAGCTGGTCGCCGATCTGGAGAAGGCCGGCATGACCGTCGTGCGCACTGTCGACAAGGAGAGCTTCCGGGCCGGCGCCGAGGTCTCCTGGAAGGCCTTCGAGGCCAAATACGGCGGCGACCTGATCAAGGCGATCCAGGATACCAAGTGA